From one Streptomyces spiramyceticus genomic stretch:
- a CDS encoding RNA 2'-phosphotransferase, producing the protein MDERRTTKVSKYLSKHLRHQPERIGITLDENGWVEIDTLIKAAAEHGFRFTRAELDHVVAANDKQRFAVDGSRIRANQGHTVEVDLDLPEAEPPAYLYHGTVARSLDAIRTEGLRPMARHDVHLSPDRETATCVGARRGRPVVINVDAGAMHRAGHIFRVSANGVWLTASVPPEYLRFPD; encoded by the coding sequence ATGGATGAAAGACGCACCACAAAGGTGTCGAAATACCTCTCGAAGCATCTGCGGCACCAGCCGGAGCGGATCGGGATCACGCTCGACGAGAACGGCTGGGTCGAGATCGACACTCTGATCAAGGCCGCTGCAGAGCACGGCTTCCGGTTCACCCGCGCCGAGCTCGACCACGTCGTCGCCGCAAACGACAAGCAGAGGTTCGCTGTCGACGGCTCCCGGATCCGTGCCAATCAGGGCCACACGGTCGAGGTCGACCTCGATCTCCCGGAGGCCGAGCCGCCGGCGTACCTCTACCACGGCACCGTCGCCCGGAGCCTGGACGCGATCCGCACCGAAGGCCTGCGCCCCATGGCCAGGCACGACGTCCACCTCTCGCCCGACCGCGAGACTGCCACCTGCGTCGGCGCCCGGCGCGGCCGCCCCGTCGTCATCAACGTAGACGCCGGGGCGATGCACCGCGCCGGTCACATCTTCCGCGTCAGCGCCAACGGCGTGTGGCTCACCGCTTCAGTACCGCCCGAGTACCTGCGCTTCCCCGACTGA